A stretch of the Rhinoderma darwinii isolate aRhiDar2 chromosome 3, aRhiDar2.hap1, whole genome shotgun sequence genome encodes the following:
- the LOC142750681 gene encoding olfactory receptor 11L1-like: protein MQENNLTDIIEFVLLGFQGDPQLRISLFCLLFVLFFLTVCGNLLIITLVSTSKNLHTPMYFFISQLSINDILLPVNIVPNLFYILMNNGGTITFIGCITQFLFFASSEAFECLLLTVMSYDRYVAICNPLRYTSIMTSGHCVRLATISWLVGISCAFSVTLTVSRLKFCGPNTINHLFCDLLPLREVSCSDTFILNLQMYLIGIPLVIFPSIIIVISYVNIVRAILRIPSNISRQKAFSTCSSHLTVVFIFYLTLFSIYDLPTSGQSSDMNKILSLLYTVFTPLFNPIIYSLRNKDIKKAVQENIQKYV, encoded by the coding sequence ATGCAGGAGAACAATTTGACTGATATCATAGAATTTGTCCTCTTGGGTTTTCAAGGTGACCCACAGCTCAGAATTTCCCTCTTCTGTCTTCTTTTTGTGTTATTTTTCCTCACAGTATGTGGGAATCTCCTGATCATCACCCTGGTGTCCACCAGCAAGAACCTCCACACTCCAATGTACTTCTTCATCTCACAACTGTCCATCAATGATATTTTACTGCCAGTGAATATTGTCCCCAACTTGTTTTACATTCTCATGAATAACGGGGGGACCATCACTTTTATTGGCTGCATTActcagtttttgtttttcgccTCCTCTGAAGCATTTGAatgtcttctcctcacagtgatgtcttatgacagatatgtggccatctgTAATCCCCTCCGTTACACCTCTATCATGACAAGCGGGCATTGTGTGAGATTGGCCACTATCTCCTGGTTGGTCGGTATTTCCTGTGCATTCAGTGTCACCCTAACAGTATCAAGGCTAAAGTTCTGTGGACCAAATACCATCAACCATTTATTCTGTGATCTTCTTCCTTTACGGGAAGTTTCTTGTTCGGATACGTTTATTTTAAATCTACAAATGTATTTAATAGGCATTCCATTAGTGATATTTCCCAGTATAATAATTGTTATCTCTTATGTTAACATTGTCCGTGCTATCTTACGGATCCCGTCTAATATCAGTAGacagaaagccttctccacctgtagctcccacctcactGTGGTCTTCATATTTTATTTGACTCTCTTCAGTATTTATGATCTTCCAACAAGTGGACAATCATCGGACATGAATAAAATCCTATCCCTGCTGTACACTGTATTTACTCCTCTGTTCAATCCCATTATATACAGTCTGAGAAATAAGGACATTAAGAAAGCCGTACAGGAAAATATTCAGAAATATGTGTAA